A genomic stretch from Synergistaceae bacterium DZ-S4 includes:
- a CDS encoding Maf family protein, whose protein sequence is MDIILASGSPRRQMLLRELGWNIKVMVPDTEESQMPKESPEEMVCRLAYEKALSVHGGCPDSWVIGADTVVTSAGEILGKPSGRDDALCMIQKLQGKIHAVVTGVALFAPDGRRLVEAEKTYVRFRALDDKEISSYVESGESFDKAGAYAIQGKGMLLVESIEGCYFNVVGLPVQRLSRMFGDLGWPLAEQWRISQCSI, encoded by the coding sequence ATGGATATAATACTGGCTTCCGGAAGCCCCAGGAGGCAAATGCTCCTCAGGGAGCTCGGCTGGAACATAAAGGTAATGGTGCCTGATACGGAAGAATCGCAAATGCCGAAAGAAAGTCCCGAAGAAATGGTCTGCCGGCTCGCTTATGAAAAGGCGCTTTCTGTTCATGGCGGTTGCCCGGACAGCTGGGTCATAGGCGCTGACACAGTCGTTACGTCGGCGGGTGAGATATTGGGCAAACCGTCGGGACGCGATGATGCCCTGTGCATGATCCAAAAACTGCAGGGAAAGATACATGCCGTGGTCACGGGTGTCGCGCTCTTCGCACCGGACGGACGCAGACTTGTGGAAGCGGAAAAGACCTATGTGCGCTTCAGGGCGCTGGACGATAAGGAGATCTCTTCATACGTCGAAAGCGGAGAGAGTTTTGACAAAGCAGGAGCATACGCTATACAGGGCAAGGGTATGCTGCTCGTTGAAAGTATCGAGGGCTGTTATTTTAATGTTGTAGGCCTTCCTGTCCAAAGGCTGAGCAGAATGTTCGGGGACCTGGGATGGCCTCTCGCCGAGCAATGGAGGATAAGTCAATGTTCGATCTGA
- a CDS encoding ribonuclease J yields the protein MPIDKKRTKRPNKNVSGRGELSVIPLGGLGEIGKNLTVFRYNDDIIVVDCGLKFPEEDMLGIDFVIPDVQYLTENKEKIMGIFITHGHEDHIGALPFILPRLDAPLYCSRLTAGLIENKMQDARTNYRPKYREICPGDIIEAGAFSVEFIPVCHSIPDSLALSIHTPMGMIVHTGDFKLDPTPIDGIGTDYSSFASLGKEGVLLMLSDSTNIEKEGITPSEKTVGQTFERLFRLYKDRRIVIATFASNLHRAQQVFSAAGRFNRKVVLVGRSMINNVELAMDLGYIDVPEGLIISSQEADHMPENRLVVLTTGSQGEPFSGLVLMSRGIHRMVRLGPKDLVIISATPIPGNEKLVSHTVNRLFACGCEVIYERADKIHVSGHAARDELTIMLSMLKPRFFVPVHGEYRHLARHAQLARDMGVAPKNIFVMQNGDVLRFKNRTSASVDGRVQSGAVLVDGIALGEFEGSILRERRELSENGIVAVSVTLDSKFRTTAPIQIQTRGSVFSTEDGSTFRELENAVKLGLEQFARTPGAKPEMLPAEIRKRIRDVFGKVSRNYPVIVPLITYVE from the coding sequence ATGCCCATTGATAAAAAAAGAACCAAAAGACCAAATAAGAATGTCAGCGGAAGAGGTGAGCTTAGCGTTATCCCGCTCGGAGGACTCGGGGAGATCGGTAAGAACCTTACAGTTTTCAGATACAATGACGACATCATAGTAGTGGACTGCGGCCTCAAATTTCCTGAGGAGGACATGCTAGGTATAGATTTCGTTATCCCGGATGTGCAGTATCTTACAGAGAACAAAGAGAAAATTATGGGTATCTTCATAACCCACGGGCACGAAGACCACATCGGAGCACTTCCGTTCATCCTGCCGAGGCTTGATGCGCCGCTTTACTGTTCCAGGCTTACAGCCGGCCTTATAGAGAATAAGATGCAGGACGCGAGGACAAACTACAGGCCTAAGTACAGGGAGATATGCCCGGGCGACATAATAGAGGCCGGCGCTTTTTCAGTTGAGTTCATACCCGTATGCCACTCGATACCCGATTCACTTGCTCTCTCCATCCACACACCGATGGGGATGATAGTCCACACCGGAGATTTCAAGCTTGACCCTACGCCCATAGACGGCATCGGAACAGATTACAGCTCTTTCGCCTCTCTCGGCAAAGAAGGGGTCCTTCTGATGCTCTCCGACTCTACCAACATCGAAAAAGAGGGGATCACCCCGTCTGAGAAGACAGTGGGACAGACATTTGAGCGTCTTTTCCGCCTCTATAAGGACAGGCGGATAGTGATAGCAACATTCGCCAGCAACCTTCACCGCGCCCAGCAGGTATTCAGCGCCGCCGGAAGGTTCAACCGCAAGGTGGTCCTTGTAGGCAGGAGCATGATCAATAACGTCGAACTTGCAATGGACCTTGGCTATATCGATGTTCCGGAAGGACTTATCATCTCCTCGCAGGAGGCAGACCACATGCCTGAAAACAGGTTGGTGGTGCTCACAACAGGAAGTCAGGGAGAGCCTTTCTCGGGACTTGTCCTGATGAGCAGGGGGATCCACAGGATGGTCAGGCTGGGCCCCAAAGACCTTGTCATAATATCCGCTACACCCATCCCGGGAAATGAAAAACTGGTCAGCCACACGGTCAACAGACTCTTTGCATGCGGATGCGAGGTAATATATGAACGCGCGGATAAGATCCATGTGTCGGGGCACGCTGCGCGTGATGAGCTCACGATAATGCTGAGCATGCTTAAGCCGAGGTTTTTCGTCCCCGTGCACGGAGAGTACAGGCATCTTGCGCGCCATGCGCAGCTGGCACGTGACATGGGAGTGGCGCCTAAGAATATATTTGTTATGCAAAACGGCGACGTGCTCAGGTTCAAGAACAGAACAAGCGCTTCTGTTGACGGCAGGGTACAGTCAGGCGCTGTGCTGGTCGACGGCATAGCGCTCGGAGAATTTGAAGGCAGCATTCTCAGGGAGAGAAGGGAACTCTCTGAAAATGGGATCGTGGCGGTTTCGGTAACGCTTGACTCTAAATTCCGTACGACGGCTCCCATACAGATACAAACGAGGGGAAGCGTCTTCTCCACAGAGGACGGGAGCACCTTCAGAGAACTTGAGAATGCCGTAAAGCTTGGACTGGAACAGTTTGCAAGAACACCGGGAGCGAAGCCCGAGATGCTGCCGGCAGAAATACGGAAGAGGATCAGGGATGTGTTTGGAAAGGTATCCCGCAACTATCCGGTAATAGTACCGCTTATAACTTATGTTGAATAA
- a CDS encoding DUF5693 family protein, giving the protein MFDLKARNIVIAAMAASMLLATLGMIPRVREEQSNKTVAFVMEFRDLMTLAVQSDRSADTIWKEINGLGVIGLSVPEFTGEEILLMSPLPLKYGTAEQFGLSSGKILPDRAVILTERSSKYLEPLYRYIKLKMPAAEITYRAEEAAIILPGSTSDFKVSSFLPDFYGLDFCRENNIPVLFRPGPCPVSDGSATAAAFDHLTSMYTDIKNVTASGMIMAGYPDYKPLADVMKRKGITFSQTEFVKQVGSAGFAKMMYPMVIPLHSLTRDEVISRSISRLQIAERFVRAIHERSVRLIMVRPYDLNMGNRMEIFREDLEFTGESIKARGYDFGWPSNLNVWAESMPGALACGIVLVFCSWFYMVRLNTGGEGNVSIRTLSFLIFASLLVSAGIFKFPVMARICGGLCGAAAAAEAALSALESHKRPLLGAVKGLFIVTAGGLAIAAFYGTTMAALRLTPFSGVKLTLLLPPLLVLVHDLRRKVHPESLPEIIGRPAIWGELFLIGIMMLAMLIMALRSDNVSNVPAWEVAFREFMERALLVRPRTKEFLIGYPALALYWYVVRKGYMPGYREAVRIVSVLAFSSAVNTFCHFHTLLSLSIIRTLNGWWLGILLGGTAVAILNYVMIPLHKKLSGDIPN; this is encoded by the coding sequence ATGTTCGATCTGAAGGCACGGAATATAGTCATCGCAGCAATGGCTGCGTCAATGCTCCTGGCCACTCTGGGGATGATCCCCAGAGTTAGGGAGGAGCAGTCGAACAAGACAGTTGCTTTTGTGATGGAGTTCAGAGACCTGATGACGCTTGCGGTACAGTCTGACAGGTCTGCTGACACGATATGGAAAGAAATAAACGGGCTTGGTGTGATCGGGCTGTCTGTCCCTGAATTCACCGGTGAAGAGATATTGCTGATGAGCCCGCTTCCTCTCAAGTACGGGACTGCGGAGCAGTTCGGGCTCAGTTCAGGAAAAATTCTTCCTGACAGGGCAGTGATCCTGACGGAAAGATCTTCAAAATACTTAGAGCCTCTCTACCGTTACATCAAACTGAAGATGCCCGCTGCTGAAATTACATACAGAGCTGAGGAAGCGGCGATCATACTTCCGGGCAGCACATCCGACTTCAAAGTTTCATCTTTTTTACCCGATTTTTACGGGCTTGATTTTTGCCGTGAAAACAACATCCCCGTGCTCTTCAGGCCGGGTCCCTGTCCGGTCTCTGACGGCTCAGCCACTGCAGCAGCCTTTGATCATCTCACCTCGATGTATACTGACATAAAAAATGTTACGGCATCCGGCATGATAATGGCCGGCTATCCTGACTACAAGCCGCTGGCTGATGTAATGAAGCGCAAGGGCATCACCTTTTCACAGACGGAGTTTGTCAAGCAGGTCGGATCTGCAGGGTTTGCAAAGATGATGTACCCTATGGTGATCCCGCTTCACAGCCTCACACGGGATGAAGTCATATCCAGGAGCATATCAAGGCTCCAGATCGCCGAGCGTTTTGTCAGGGCCATCCACGAGCGTTCGGTGAGGCTTATCATGGTCAGGCCTTATGATCTGAACATGGGAAACAGAATGGAAATTTTCAGGGAAGACCTGGAGTTCACCGGAGAGTCAATAAAGGCCCGCGGTTACGATTTCGGCTGGCCCTCAAACCTGAACGTATGGGCAGAGAGCATGCCGGGAGCACTGGCATGCGGCATAGTCCTGGTCTTCTGCAGCTGGTTCTACATGGTGCGCCTGAATACGGGGGGGGAGGGAAATGTAAGCATCAGGACCCTTTCTTTTTTGATCTTTGCCTCTTTGCTCGTGTCTGCGGGTATCTTTAAATTCCCTGTCATGGCCCGTATATGCGGAGGTCTCTGCGGTGCCGCTGCCGCTGCTGAGGCGGCTCTTTCTGCACTTGAGAGCCACAAAAGACCCCTGCTCGGAGCTGTAAAAGGACTTTTCATAGTAACAGCCGGAGGTTTGGCTATCGCGGCTTTCTACGGAACGACAATGGCGGCGCTGAGGCTTACACCGTTTTCCGGCGTGAAGCTGACACTTCTTCTGCCTCCTCTGCTCGTCCTTGTCCATGACCTGAGGCGTAAGGTGCACCCCGAATCCCTGCCTGAGATAATAGGCAGGCCCGCGATATGGGGAGAACTCTTCCTGATCGGCATAATGATGCTTGCGATGCTGATAATGGCACTGAGGAGCGATAATGTCTCCAATGTGCCTGCATGGGAAGTGGCCTTCAGGGAGTTCATGGAAAGGGCACTCCTTGTCAGGCCGCGTACCAAGGAGTTCCTGATAGGCTATCCGGCACTTGCGCTCTACTGGTATGTAGTGAGAAAAGGTTACATGCCTGGCTACCGTGAAGCCGTCAGGATCGTTTCGGTGCTCGCTTTCAGTTCGGCCGTAAACACTTTCTGCCACTTCCACACACTGCTTTCGCTGAGCATCATCAGGACCCTCAACGGATGGTGGCTGGGTATCCTGCTGGGGGGAACCGCAGTGGCAATATTAAATTATGTGATGATACCGCTGCATAAAAAACTGTCCGGAGATATACCGAATTGA
- a CDS encoding Na/Pi cotransporter family protein — protein sequence MSFTSLLQIFAGVGILIYGIIIMGESLQIIAGDRLRKLIGSLTGTPLKGLLLGTAVTSILQSSSATTVMVVSFVDVGFMTLVQAIGVILGANIGTTVTAQLMAFKITDVAYVCAMIGAALCILCQKKRHKQIGVGLVGFGLLFIGMEMMQEPLSFLKQRPEMVTIFGDHLFLAFLSGLAITLLVQSSSATVGLTMAIAAQGVVPLQTAIAIILGDNIGTTITAVLASLGANRSAKQAAAAHVMIKVLGTMVIMTMLPFYTSLIEHTATDISRQVANAHTIFNVIIALMFLPFVTQYATFIRKFIPDDKNDKVLGAMFLNPTLITASRAAAVDAVRKEMIRLGISSLRMIESCRTMFLTDNEKLVAEIDRMERNVNEITHDIVRYGTEVGQAGLSPDLSMILNSCISGVGDIERIGDHATNLVEMYQFLQDHKLKFSPKALEECKEMFDLVISAVAKSVQALEDENPKIAQEVLDLEDRIDYMEKTLRARHIARLNAGGCSPDAGVIFIDILSNLERVGDHAHNIAMVVFDIESMHSRGA from the coding sequence ATGTCATTTACTTCATTGCTGCAGATCTTTGCAGGGGTAGGGATCCTGATCTACGGAATAATAATCATGGGAGAATCGCTCCAGATAATTGCGGGCGACAGGCTTAGGAAACTTATAGGATCACTCACTGGGACTCCGCTTAAGGGACTGCTTCTCGGAACGGCAGTTACAAGCATACTTCAAAGCAGCAGCGCAACGACGGTAATGGTGGTAAGCTTTGTAGACGTTGGTTTTATGACGCTTGTACAGGCAATAGGGGTCATCCTCGGGGCAAATATCGGTACCACAGTGACCGCTCAGCTGATGGCATTCAAGATCACCGATGTGGCGTATGTCTGTGCGATGATAGGAGCTGCGCTTTGCATCCTCTGCCAGAAGAAAAGGCATAAACAGATCGGAGTGGGGCTTGTGGGGTTCGGTCTCCTCTTTATAGGTATGGAGATGATGCAGGAACCTCTGTCATTCCTCAAGCAAAGACCGGAGATGGTCACTATTTTTGGAGACCACCTCTTCCTTGCCTTCCTCTCAGGCCTCGCCATCACACTGCTTGTTCAGTCAAGTTCAGCAACAGTCGGTCTTACCATGGCGATAGCTGCGCAGGGGGTAGTACCTCTTCAGACAGCGATAGCCATTATACTTGGAGACAACATAGGCACAACAATTACGGCCGTTCTTGCCTCCCTCGGCGCCAACAGGTCCGCGAAGCAGGCAGCGGCGGCCCATGTCATGATCAAAGTGCTTGGTACAATGGTAATAATGACTATGCTGCCTTTCTACACCTCACTGATAGAGCATACTGCCACCGATATTTCGCGTCAGGTAGCAAACGCACATACCATCTTCAACGTGATAATCGCATTGATGTTCCTTCCTTTTGTTACACAGTATGCTACATTTATCAGAAAGTTTATCCCTGATGATAAAAATGATAAGGTGCTCGGCGCCATGTTCCTCAATCCGACGCTTATTACGGCTTCGAGGGCTGCGGCGGTGGATGCCGTACGCAAAGAGATGATACGTCTCGGCATATCCTCGCTCAGGATGATCGAGTCCTGCAGAACGATGTTCCTTACTGACAACGAAAAGCTTGTGGCTGAGATCGACAGGATGGAAAGAAACGTGAATGAGATAACTCACGACATCGTAAGGTATGGAACTGAAGTTGGTCAGGCTGGTCTGTCGCCCGACCTTTCGATGATACTGAACTCATGCATCAGCGGTGTGGGAGACATCGAAAGGATCGGTGACCACGCCACCAACCTTGTCGAAATGTATCAGTTCCTTCAGGACCATAAGCTTAAGTTCTCCCCCAAGGCTCTCGAAGAGTGCAAGGAGATGTTCGATCTCGTTATCTCGGCTGTCGCAAAAAGCGTACAGGCTTTGGAGGATGAAAATCCTAAGATCGCCCAGGAAGTGCTTGATCTCGAAGACAGGATAGATTACATGGAGAAGACGCTCCGGGCAAGGCACATCGCCAGGCTCAATGCCGGGGGCTGCAGTCCTGATGCCGGTGTGATCTTTATTGATATCCTAAGCAACCTTGAACGTGTGGGCGATCACGCGCACAACATAGCCATGGTCGTCTTCGACATTGAAAGCATGCACAGCCGCGGGGCATGA
- a CDS encoding polysaccharide pyruvyl transferase family protein, with translation MTRKYDVLLAGYYGFGNLGDELLVDACVKLLEKNGIPRERIAVLSADPDGTKKTLGTASYDRWKLNEIRSAMKDSNTMLLGGGGLFQDQTSLRSCFYYWSLVQIARICSVKSWAVGHSLGPFNTAMGPYFAKKAFGKCLYRNVRNRSSLGMLNNWGFFGTQSPDLVMSLKVKRDFERGDRLLLNLRTGYEKVSRSAVSSAVKAAEQKGLSISAVAFADEDIKEFEKYACNGTLKLDQITVVRSLSQFEDILSRSCCAIGMRLHFLVLALLAGLPLRGAPYDPKVVSFCKEWEIPMTGSAGAEFSSPPEACILEETADKVATSFREGLAAVLGESYGENKDK, from the coding sequence TTGACCCGCAAATACGATGTCCTGCTGGCCGGATACTACGGCTTCGGGAACCTCGGTGACGAACTCCTTGTGGATGCCTGTGTAAAGCTCCTTGAAAAAAACGGGATCCCAAGGGAGAGGATCGCTGTGCTCTCCGCGGATCCCGACGGGACCAAAAAAACACTTGGGACAGCTTCTTATGACAGATGGAAGCTGAACGAGATCCGCAGTGCGATGAAGGATTCCAACACCATGCTTTTGGGCGGCGGAGGCCTGTTCCAGGACCAGACGAGCCTCAGATCCTGCTTTTATTACTGGTCTCTGGTCCAGATAGCCCGGATCTGTTCTGTAAAGAGCTGGGCCGTCGGACACTCATTGGGACCGTTTAACACGGCGATGGGTCCCTATTTTGCAAAAAAAGCATTTGGAAAGTGCCTCTACAGAAACGTAAGGAACAGAAGTTCCCTGGGGATGCTGAACAACTGGGGATTTTTCGGCACACAGTCTCCGGACCTTGTTATGTCACTCAAGGTAAAGAGGGATTTTGAAAGAGGCGACAGACTTCTGCTCAACCTCCGCACGGGATATGAGAAAGTGTCCAGGTCAGCCGTAAGCTCAGCTGTAAAGGCTGCAGAGCAAAAAGGCCTGAGCATATCCGCAGTTGCTTTTGCAGATGAAGATATTAAAGAGTTCGAAAAATATGCATGCAACGGCACTTTAAAATTGGATCAAATTACTGTTGTGAGATCACTGTCCCAATTCGAAGATATCCTCAGCAGAAGTTGCTGTGCGATCGGCATGAGGCTGCATTTCCTGGTCCTGGCGCTTCTGGCCGGGCTCCCACTGCGCGGTGCGCCCTATGATCCCAAAGTGGTTTCGTTCTGCAAAGAATGGGAGATACCTATGACCGGTTCCGCCGGCGCAGAGTTTTCGTCGCCGCCTGAAGCATGTATACTGGAAGAGACAGCAGACAAAGTGGCAACATCATTCAGAGAGGGACTTGCTGCCGTTTTGGGAGAGAGCTATGGAGAGAACAAGGATAAATGA
- a CDS encoding undecaprenyl-diphosphate phosphatase → MDYRLVFLGLVQGLTEFLPVSSSGHLALAQIFLGLEMPPLSYDLVLHGATMAATILFFFNDIIKLLGEWVSGLFYKDKRGRTGWHVGWAVFIGTIVTGAIGMAIKDFAEEAMMNSLMVGLGLVFTGLVLISSRFIRKGFGRVSPFDGLMVGLAQGIAVMPGVSRSGMTMMAGTAAGISREEVFRFSFLLSIPAILGATLLQAKEVGGLDAFHASLPQGWYIGAAAAFASGLVSLFVLKKLVIASKWWFFGIYCLALGSLSVIISFLGVW, encoded by the coding sequence ATGGACTACAGATTGGTATTTTTGGGCCTGGTCCAGGGCCTCACGGAATTTCTCCCGGTAAGTAGCTCCGGACATCTTGCTCTTGCCCAGATATTCCTGGGGCTTGAGATGCCTCCGCTCTCTTACGACCTGGTCCTCCATGGCGCGACAATGGCGGCGACCATACTCTTCTTTTTTAATGATATCATTAAACTGCTTGGTGAATGGGTCTCGGGGCTCTTTTACAAAGATAAGAGGGGCCGGACCGGGTGGCATGTCGGCTGGGCCGTCTTTATCGGCACCATTGTAACGGGCGCAATAGGCATGGCCATAAAGGATTTTGCTGAGGAAGCGATGATGAACTCTCTGATGGTTGGCCTCGGGCTGGTGTTTACCGGTCTGGTCCTGATCTCAAGCCGTTTCATAAGAAAAGGGTTTGGCAGGGTGTCGCCCTTTGACGGATTGATGGTGGGTTTGGCCCAGGGCATTGCTGTAATGCCTGGAGTCTCACGTTCGGGAATGACCATGATGGCAGGCACCGCTGCAGGCATCAGCAGGGAAGAAGTTTTCAGATTCTCGTTCCTGCTTTCGATACCTGCGATACTTGGCGCGACTCTTCTGCAGGCAAAAGAGGTCGGGGGGCTCGATGCCTTTCATGCGTCCCTTCCGCAGGGATGGTACATAGGGGCGGCGGCTGCGTTTGCAAGCGGTCTGGTGTCGCTGTTTGTCCTGAAAAAACTTGTCATAGCCTCAAAATGGTGGTTTTTCGGCATATATTGCCTTGCTCTTGGATCATTGTCCGTAATTATTTCTTTTTTGGGGGTGTGGTGA